One Amphiprion ocellaris isolate individual 3 ecotype Okinawa chromosome 5, ASM2253959v1, whole genome shotgun sequence genomic region harbors:
- the LOC129349007 gene encoding uncharacterized protein K02A2.6 has protein sequence MKEIARSYLWWPSMDKQIEDMAKSCSFCHKVRSNPPLAPLHPWEYPQEPWHRVHIDFAGPFEDRMFLVAVDAHSKWPEVVIMRSTTTEKTIEKLGEMFSPFGSPTQLVSDNGPQLVSQEMSAFLQANGVQHIKSAPYHPATNGLAERFVQTLKHALKTSQGQGTLHQRLHNFLLNYRNSPHATTKMSPASLMLKRDLRTTFDLLKPLAVKDTVHGQQQKQIKRREQHANDRVFTAGGSVLVRNYRGEPKWVPATVIAQTGPVSYTVQTTDSVWRRHVDQQLHTPSVPAELSRGESSDPSPSVHPPALVRNPATAETKIPAADMPAEGTETPPCASAPVTSSPLQNTTVPTDRRYPARERRPPIRLTL, from the coding sequence ATGAAGGAAATAGCAAGAAGCTACCTGTGGTGGCCGAGCATGGACAAACAGATTGAGGACATGGcaaaaagttgttcattttgCCACAAAGTCAGAAGTAACCCACCACTGGCTCCCCTTCACCCCTGGGAATATCCACAGGAGCCATGGCATCGTGTGCACATTGATTTTGCAGGACCATTTGAAGATAGGATGTTCCTTGTAGCTGTTGATGCACACAGTAAATGGCCTGAGGTGGTGATCATGAGATCAACTACCACTGAAAAGACAATTGAGAAGCTAGGAGAAATGTTTAGTCCTTTTGGATCTCCAACACAGCTGGTCTCTGACAATGGACCACAACTTGTCTCTCAAGAGATGAGTGCATTTCTACAAGCTAATGGAGTGCAACACATTAAGTCAGCACCCTATCACCCTGCAACAAACGGCCttgctgagaggtttgttcaGACCCTGAAACATGCGCTTAAAACATCACAAGGGCAAGGAACATTACATCAGAGACTGCATAACTTCCTGCTAAACTACCGCAACAGTCCCCATGCCACCACAAAGATGTCTCCGGCCAGCCTAATGCTAAAGAGAGATCTGCGCACCACCTTTGACCTTTTAAAGCCCTTAGCCGTAAAAGACACTGTTCATggtcaacaacaaaaacagattaagcGCAGAGAACAACATGCCAATGACAGAGTTTTCACTGCAGGAGGATCTGTGCTGGTGAGAAATTACCGTGGTGAACCTAAGTGGGTCCCTGCCACTGTTATTGCCCAAACCGGACCTGTGTCCTATACAGTCCAAACTACTGATAGTGTCTGGAGAAGACACGTGGACCAACAACTCCATACTCCATCTGTGCCTGCAGAGCTGTCTCGAGGAGAATCTTCAGATCCATCTCCATCAGTGCACCCTCCAGCACTAGTGCGGAACCCAGCCACAGCAGAGACCAAGATTCCAGCTGCAGATATGCCTGCAGAAGGGACAGAGACACCCCCTTGTGCATCAGCACCTGTAACAAGTTCACCACTACAGAACACTACTGTTCCCACAGACCGCAGATACCCTGCAAGAGAGCGACGACCTCCCATCCGTCTGACTTTGTAG